The Desulfovibrio psychrotolerans genome includes the window GGCAAGATGGCTATGCACGGGCTTTCGCTGCGAGAATTCTGGCGCCATTCCCTCATGACCGCATGCCTTGCCAGTGCGCTTGCGCGGCAGGCTGGATTTGACGATCCGGAACGATTTTTTACGGCGGGGTTGCTGCATGACGTGGGCCGCCTGCTTCTGGTGGATAGATTGGGGCGGGACGTGGTGGCGCTGTACGGAGATGCCGCCGCACATAATACTCCCTTCCATCTTGCAGAGCGCAGGGTGCTCGGGTTTGAACACGGCCGCGTTGGCGCAGAATTGATGGAGCGCTGGAACCTTGACCGGGCACTGACTGAGGCCGTGCGTGAACACCATGCGCAGGAGCGGAACATGGAGCACCCGGAAGTCGCTGCAGTTGTTGCGGTGGCGGACTGCATGGCGCGGGCGCTTGGCTATGGATACTGGCACGATAGCCATGTGCTGCCGCCTTCCGGTGGGGCATGGATGTTGCTCGGCATCACCATGGCCGACCTTGGTGGCATCGGACGGCAGGCATATGAGGAATTTGAGCGGGCGAGCTTTGTATTCGACCGCGAAGAAGAGCAGGCTGAACGAACCGCCGCATAATGGGGTATGGGCCCGCCGACTTGGGTAGTGCCATTCATACGAAAATTGAAATGGGCGCGAACCACAGGTTCGCGCCCATGCACGCTTTCGATACCCCCCCCGTCACTTGGGTATACCGATGTCTTAGCAAACTACATCTCCGGGACATGCATTTTATGATGGGCTTCAATTTGTGTTGCCCAAGGCCAGAGTCGACCGTTTCGTCGAGGAATGTTGTGATCCGTTTTATGTCTCCCGCAAGGGACGTTCTTTTGCAGAAGAACCGCCCCCCCCGGAACAAGCCAAAATTCTGACTGTATTTGACCATGAAGTGGCGCGTGGGGTTTTATAAAAAAAATCAAGAGCTACTATGCTGTATTGTTTTGAGTAATCGGTTTTTTTAGCAAGAACCCTTCAAAACTCCTGTCCAAACCTCTGCCTTCTCTTCCAAACTTCCTTCAAGCACCTTGGCCTTCCGCCTCAGCCCCTCGGGGGCGAGGTGGCTATACCGCGTGGTCATCTTGAAGTCAGCATGCCCCATGAGCTCTTTTACGCTGTAGAGGTCCACCCCCTTTTGTACCAGCCAGCTCGCATAGGTGTGCCGCAAGGTATGAAAGCAAACACGCTGTCGGGAGTCAGCAACGCCTTCATTAAATAAATCGTCTGCAGTGCGGGAATACGCCTTTGAAATGCGATCAACCTTACCACCGGTGCGACTGGTGAATATCAAGCCGCTTCGCTGTCCAGAATGGCGATTTCGCAGCACCTTTGTTATTTCACTGGTCAAGAATACATAACGGTTTTGCGAGGTCTTCGTATCCCGGATCAAAATACGTCCGTCAGGGAAGTCAATATCTTGCCATTCCAATGAAGCAATCTCGCCAAAGCGCATCCCGGAAAACAATGAAATTACAGCCATGTCGTGAGATGTTGGAGAACGCTCAGCCAACACTTTCAGCAAGAGCATGGCTTCAGCAGGCGTCAAGAAGCGCTGCCGTTGGTTGTCTTTCTGGGGAAGCTTAACTTGAAGACCGGGGAAAGGCGCAGAAACGTACCCATCACGTAGAGCCAAGCCCCACACTTGCGAAACCACCCCCATGGCGTACTTGATTGTCTTAGGGGATTTACCAGCCCTAATCATCTCCTGCTTTACTTTTTCCAGATGAAACGGGACCAGCTTGAGCAAAGAAATCTCTGCCAACTGCGGTGCAATCCAGAGTTTCCATAGAGATGCTTCCGTTGCCCGGGAACGAGCACTCTTCTCGCCTTGCAGAGGAAGGTAGCAATCAGTCCAGAATTCCTGAAACGTTGTGGCGTCACGCTCAGCCTGCTGTTTGGCCACCTCTCTTTCCTTTGCTTCAGCTGCAGCAACTTCCCGCTGCTCAGCAACCGTCCGTAAGCCTTTACCTGTCCTGTGCGCTTCCTTAAGGTCATGAAGGATCTTCGACGCTTTGAGAGGGGTCATGTTTTGGGATGTCCACCCAAGCCCCTCCCATTTCTTTTTTCCATCAAGTCTATAAGTGATTTCAATATATAAATCAGCACGAATTCCGTGCTTGCGTGTCGGGTGTGGTGTGCCATACACACCGGGGTAGTCCGTACGCTCTCTTTTGGACTTACTCATCTTCGCTCCTGCAATCTACTATGTAACAAAAAAGTCAATAATATCAATTTTGCCATCAGAACCAGAGGGTCGCAAAATGGTAAATTCTCCCTACCATCTCCCTACCAAAATAGTTGAATGGATGGTGATTTTCAATGAAAATCTGTGAAACATGCAATTTATATTTCACTGAAATTTAATAATAAATAAAAAAGTATGACAACCTGTGAAACATAAGAATCTGGTTTGGGACCAGAGGGTCGCAGGTTCGAATCCTGTCTCTCCGACCATACGACAATCAAGAGCTTGCAGATACTGTCTGTAAGCTCTTTTTGTTTTCTGTATCAGGGAGCCTGGTGCCTCGAATGGCATGGACAGCGGAGCAATCGCCTTTAAGCATTCATTTGCAGCGTGACGTTGGCGGGCAGGTTATCAGGCAAGAAGCAGGGATCCGGCAGTCTGGTGGTGATGCGGTCCCCGGGTGCGGGCAATTAGAATGGAAGCGGAAATGTGCGGATGCGCTCCAGTTCTTCGCTGATGGTGTTCAGCATGGCGAGAAAGGTTTGCCCTTCATGCCCGGCAAAAAGGGGTGGGCGCGTGGCATCCGGCAGGACTTGGGCGTCTGTTCTTTCCTTCTGATGATGGTTCCGGGGAGTTTCGGCGGGGGGCATGTATTCCCTGAGCAGTTTTTCCAGAGATTGAGCCAGTTGGGCAATGCGCTCTGCTCCCACAGTGGCTGCGGCACCTTTCAGCCCATGGGCTTCCGTGGAGGCGTGAAAGGCGTCTCCTGCTTCTGCATAGGTTTGGATGCGCTGCACCTTGCCGGGAGCGTCTTCCAGAAAGGTGTCCAGGAGCAGGCGGAGCAGTTCCGTGTTGCCGCACATGCGGTGCAGCGCAGCTTCTGTATTCAGCACCGGCACCATGGGATCCATTAGAATTCAATGCCTCTTTGCGCGGGAATGCCCTGCGCGTAGTGATGCTTAATTTCCGTCATCTCCGTCACCGTGTCCGCCGCGTCCGTCAGCCACTGCGGGCAATCTCTGCCGGAGAGCACAAGATGGGCCTCCTGAGTCCGGGCTTGATCGACCAGGCTCCGCAGTTCCTCTTCATGGAGAAGGCCTGTTTTCAAGGCGTAAAGCGCCTCATCCAGCACGAGCATGTCCACGTCTTCCAGTTGATGCGTAGCCCAGAGGAGCAGTTGAAGCGAGGCTTCTCTGTGCTCGGCGAACTGGTCGGGGCGCGTGAGGAAGCCTTTGCCTTCGGCATGAAAGCGTTCCTTCAGCAGCGAAGACAGAATCTTCTGCTCTCCCGCTTGGTCTGCCCGTTTCATGAACTGTCCAAAGGCTACGACAAAGCCCTGTCCGAGGGCGCGAATGGTCTGCCCCACAGACGCTGATGTCTTTCCCTTGCCGTTGCCGGTGTATACGAGAATCATGCCTTACCGCTCCCAGGAGGAGAATTCCATATGCCGGGTATGAGCACGCCGCATTTGCTGCATGCCGGAATGCCCGAAACGGTTGTTTTGTAGCCGGTTCGACGGACTACAATGTTTCCGCATGAAGGGCAAGACGTGTGCTCGGAAGGGTGCCCGTGCAGGTTGCCGATGTATACATAGTGAAGGCCTGTGTCTTTACCTATCTGCCATGCCTGTTCCAGTTGAACCGCCGTGGTGGGCGGTGTGGAAAGCATTTTGTGGGCAGGATGGAAGCGCGATATGTGCCAGGGCACATCGCTGCCCAGTTCATCATGGATGAAGGTTGCCATGGCACGTATTTCAGCATCCGTGTCGTTTGCATCCGGGATAAGCAGTGTGGTTACTTCCAGCCACCACCCCATGCGGCGTATGTGGCGCAGGTTTTCCAGAACAGGCAGGAGGCGCGCGCCGCATCGCTCCTTGTAGAAGACGTCGGAAAACGCTTTAAGGTCAATGTTGCAGGCGTGGATGAGGCCGTTTAGGGCATTAAGACAGTCCGTGCTCTGAAATCCGTTGGAGACCATTATGTTGAGCAGGCCGTTATCTGCGGCAAGGCGGGCTGTATCCTGCATGAGTTCAAAAAAAACCGTTGGCTCTGAGTAGGTGTAGGAGATGGATTTTGCCCCGCACCGTAAGGCTTCCGCCACCAGCATGGCGGGAGGAATGGATTGTCCGGTAATCGGCTTGCCTGTGCGTGGAGGAGCAGAAAGGGAGTAGTTCTGGCAGAAATCGCAACGCATATTGCAGCCCATGGTCCCCAAAGACAGGGTTGCGCTGCCGGGAAGGAAATGATGCAGCGGTTTTTTTTCCACCGGATCAAGATTAAGGGCTGCGGCAGCATGGTACGTTTCCGTGAAGAGTGCTCCGTCATGGTTGCTGCGTACCCCGCATTGTCCTTTCTTGCCGGGCCTGATGACGCAGGCGTGTGCGCACAGACAGCACTGCACTGTTGCATCCTTCAGCGGTTTCCACATGGCTGCCGGGTACATCATGCCCCTCTCCTGACTTAGGGTTTTGATGGTGCAGGATACTTGAGGCGAGGGGCTATTTCAATGTTGATTGCGGGCTGGTTCATGATATCATCCGTGGCATTGGCATCGTATCTCGGAAGTGGTGCCGTGCGCATTACCGGGTCGCCCGAATTTTCGTCACGGCCAATGAATACTCCTCCAGACGACGTGCCGAGGACCGGGTCCTTTCTGTGCTCGGCAGGGGATTGCTGTCCGGCCGCCAGGTTCAGTGGCAGGAAAGGCAGCAAAAACGCCATGACAAGCAGAAAGCCCCCCAAAGTGCGTACTGTTTTGCTAACATTTTGTATTGTAAGAAAAAATAAGCACATGCGACTTCTCCTTGCTCTTTGGGGCTTAAACGCCTATTAAAGGCTTCCGAAAATCTAGAAGATACGCTGTGTAAGGAGCTATGTACATGCCTGAAGATCGTGCGAGAGCGTACACCGAGGCGGGGGTGGATATCAATGCCGGTAACGCCCTTGTGAACAGAATCAAAAGCATTGTTGCCAACACCCATACCAACGGTGTGCTTTCCGATATCGGAGGGTTTGGCGGTCTGTTCAAGCCTGACCTCTCCGGGATGGAGGACCCCGTGCTCGTTGCCTCCACAGATGGTGTGGGAACCAAGCTCAAGCTGGCCTTTTTGTTTGATAAGCATGATACCGTGGGTATCGACCTAGTGGCCATGAGTGTGAATGATATTCTTGTTCAGGGTGCCAAGCCGCTGTTCTTTTTGGATTACTTCGCAACAGGCAAGCTGGATGTGGACAAGGCGGAACAGGTAGTTGCCGGAGTGGCGGAAGGTTGTCGCCGTGCCCGGTCGGCACTGCTGGGCGGTGAAACCGCAGAAATGCCTTCCATGTATGCAGACGGCGAATACGACCTGGCGGGTTTTTGCGTTGGCATAGCGGATAACTCCCGCATTGTGGACGGCAGCGGAATCCGCGTGCATGATGTCGTCATCGGCCTTGCATCCACTGGCGCGCATTCAAACGGCTTTACGCTTATCCGCAAGATTCTGGAGCAAAGCGGGCTGTCCGGGAATGACATTTTCCCCGGCACGGAGCGCACGGTTGCGGATGTTCTGCTGGAACCCACCGCCATTTATGTGGAAACCGTGCGCAATTTGCAGCGGGATTTCGAGATTAAGGGCATGGTGCATGTTACCGGCGGTGGATTTTATGACAATTTGCCGCGCGTTTTGCCCTCTACTGTACAGGCCAATATCAAGTTTGGCAGTTGGGATATTGCGCCGGTATTCCAATGGCTGAAGGAACAGGATAACCTTTCATGGCCGGAAATGCTGCAGATATTTAACACGGGCATAGGCTATGTTCTTATTGTCAGCCCGGATATTCAGGAAGATGTGATGGCGCGTCTGGAAGCCCTTAACCAGCCAGCCTGGGTCATTGGCTCGATAGATCGTCGTGCTGGTGAAGATGTGGAGCAGGTGCAGGTGGCTTTTCCCGATGAGTGCTCCTGCTAGCCAAATAGAAGGCGGGACGGACATGTTGAGTATGGTTTTCCGCGCCGTAGCGTTGGTGGCTGTAATGTTGTGCGCAGGGGGGGGCTTTGTGTCTCCGCCTGCTGCCCATGCACGCGTGGTGCAGGCAATGTGGTACGAAACGCCTCCGGCTGATGGGCGATTTACCTCTCCGCCGCCAGCAACCAGAGATGCGGCACGTGTTGCTGCCTTTGCGGAAGCTGTTGCCGCTGAGGCTTCAGACCTGACACACGGCGGGATACCCGAAGAGAGACTGGTTCTTCTGCGTGAGCACCTTGTACCCGGAGCGACGTCCTTTGTGGTCAGCTACTCCGAACTGGGAGTGGAGGAAGCACCAGGGGGAAAGGTCCTTTCCGTTGACGTGCAGGTGAACCGCGATGCAGTGAGGCAGGAATTGCGCAGGCTCGGCATTCCCGCCACCCTCTCCGTGCCGGTCGGCTACAAGCCTGTCTACGGTACCTTGCCTTCGGAGGCATGGGAAGCGCTGGGCAGGTTGCATGTGCTCTACGGTGTGCGTCCGGACTCCGGTGCGCGGTTAGAGTTACGTCTGGAGTACGCGAACAAGCTGTGGGCAATTTCTTTGCATGATGGAGCGGGCGCACCCCGCTTTGCGCAGGCAGCTAAGTTGGAAGAGGCATGGAACAAGGCCTGGGGAAGTCTCTTTGCAGCGCAGGCGGCTTCTTCCGTCCAGACGTCCTCTGTGGTACTGGGCGTTGAGGGGTGGTTCACGCCGGACGGAGTTGAGGCCTTTGACACCATGCTGCTGGAATGGACCGACGTGCTGGATGGAGTTTCCCTTCAGGATGTGCGCATGGAATCCGCCGGTATATCCGGCCGCTGGACGGTCACCGTGCTGGACAAGGCGCGTCTGGAATCACGGCTTGCCGAATATGCTGCCAACCGGCGCCTCTCATACTCACTGAAGGACAGATAAGGCGCCAAAAGTCATTGCTTTTTCTCTCGACCCAGACCCTTTGCATGATTGCGAACAGGGGCCTGTGCGGTGTTTTTCGCTATGAAGGGGGCGCACTCCCATGACTTTCCGGTACCGCAATCGTAATAACAAAACCCGAAGAGCGTTGGCCCTTCGGGTTTTCTTATGAGCGTAATCACGAGAATAAGGCGGAACAGATGTCTGTGGACTAGGCTTCGTCGTCATCCTTCTTCTTTTTGGAGGAAGGGGTCACATCGATTTCGTCAGGCTCGGTGGTGGCCTTCTTGAAATTTTTAATCGCGCGGCCAAGTCCGCCGCCGATTTCGGGGAGCTTGTTGGCACCGAAGACGATCAGTACCACAAGGAGTATCAACAGAATTTCTTGCATACCTAATCCGAACATACATTGCCTCCGTGGGATATTGATGCAGGCTATACACAGGGGGAGGGTTAAGGTCAAGGGAAAGTCCCGCTTGCGGCGGGTATTCCTTCCGCTAACTGGCTGTAATTGCAAGCCCGGACTTCGTTAGCAGCAGCTAGCGAGAAATATATTCTCACGCGGCATTGGGCATACAGGGTGTTTTCCTTCACTTGTGCCCGAAGCCATGAGCGTGTAGGGTGCATAACATATTGCAATGACAAGAGTGCTCTCGCTGCAGCCAAGGGTTTTATCGGTGTTCCAGTCACCCTCAAGGTTACCCATGCTGCAGGGATGAAACAAACCATATTTGAGAGGAAGGTTTTCATGCAACGCATAGTCGTAGTCAGTTCCGGTCTTGCGGGTGCCAAGGCGGCCGCACGCATAAAGCGGTTTGCCCCGGAGGTGGAAGTTAACCTCGTCATTCCCGGTGGCGAAGAACGTGCAACGGGCGGTTCCGGACCCTTTGCACGCATTACGGCAGCCCGTCAGGTTTCAGAAACCATGATGGAGGCGCGTCAGGTTGGAGTTATCAAGGCGCGAAACGTACAGATCGATTTTGCCCAAAAAGTTGTGACTGTTCAGGCCTCCCGTGGCCTTATCCAGATACGGTTCAATCAGGTGGTGCTGGAGGTGGATGCCTCGCCACGCCTGCCGCGTGCACTGCATTCGGCGGAAAATGTTGTTCCGTGGCCGTTTGAAGATGGAGGCATGCTGGATGCGTGGATAGCGGAAACCGCTCCGGAAAAGGCCGTCATTGTGGGCGGCGCGACTTCTCTTGGCCTTCTTGCTCCGTTGCTGGAAGCCGGCCTTAACGTCACTTGGGTGCGTACTTCCGATGCCGGATTCGATGCCTACATGTGGGAAGCGATGGACAGGATGGCGGGAGCAGGAAACGGCAGGCTTACCGTCGAAGACTGGTCTGCAGTTCGGCTGGAGTCGCTTATGCCGGTTTTGTCTGAGAGCGGCGCACTTCAGGCAGTTCAGGACGGTCGGGGCGGAGTGGTGGAAGGCGATGTGTTTTTCTGGACGGAACCTCAGCGCGCGCTGCACCCCATTATTGCAGAGCAGGGAGTTGAACTGGATGCTTCCGGCCTTATCGCAGTGGACGAGCATTTTCACTGTGGTCCCGATGGGTTGTATATAATTGGTTCCGGGGTAGCCCTGCCGCGGCTGCCGCTTCAGGTGCCGGGTCAGGCTTCCGGGCAGCCTTTGGGACAGGCGGTTCCTGCCATTGCCTCCGGAGATGAAGCGGTGCTTGCATCGGCACGGGTGGTGGCCAACCATCTCGCCGGATTTGTGAGCGAGAACGGTAGCTGGGGTGGCTGTGCCGGAACATTGCGCTTCTCAGGTGCGGGTGTGTTGGCTTGCAAGGTTGGGTTGACGCATAAGGAAGCTGTGGAGGCTGGGTTTGAGCCGGAGTTTGGCCTGTTGAAATCATCCCCCGGCCTTGCATCGGAACAGGGAGATCCTGTTGTCGTAAAGCTGCTATGCGACAAGCATTCCCATGCGATTCTTGGTGCACAGATTGTTGCCAAGGAAGGGTGTCAATGGGCGGATTCCATCGCCAATGGTGTAGTCACTGCCCTTGCCGCGTCCATGATGGTTGAGCGTCTTGCGACGCTTGATTTCGCCGGAGGAGGCGGTGAGTTGCTGGTCCGTGCGGCTGCAGTTCTTTCCAACAAGCTGCTGTACAGAGTATACGGCGTTTCCGCAGCCGAGCTGCTTGCCTCCAAAGAGGCGGGGGCCAACTTCTTTATGCTGGACCTGCGCGACAATATTGCATGGAAAAACGGACATATACCGGATTCATACAATATTCCGTTCACACAGTTGAAGAAGCGGCTGCAGGATGAAGTGCCCAGATTTACTCCCATTGTGCTTATAAGTCGCACTTCAGATGCCGCCTATTCCGTGGCGTGCCATCTGCGCGGATTGGGTGCTTCTGATCTGTACGTTCTGGATGGCGGCATGGAAATGTGGCCCTTTGCCGTGGCTAAGGGGTAGCGGAGTTCGTGTCTTTATCCTCAAAAAAAACAGCATGTTCCGCCGTGCTGCGCATGCCGGGTGATCGGTGCGCTTTGTATGCTGTCGGGCACTGCCTGCATGCGGAAAGGCTGAATCCCGGTTTGGAAACCAATTGGCACTGCCGTGAGCTTGTGCGCTATGTGGCGGCGTATGATTTGTTGATGGAGCAGGGGGAGCGGTTTTCTCTTTCCATGGACGAACTGGGGGGCATGTGGCAGGGGCGTTGTGCCACGATGCCCGCGCCGGGAGCCGGTTGCACGGCGTTTGCCCCCCGCGGGGGAGGCTGCAAAGGCTGTGGCGGAGGTGGACGAACGCAGGACGAAAAAGGACGTGCGGAAGAAGAGGGCGGTGCAGCGGACCCGCCGGACGGGGCGTTTACGGATTTGGTTGCCGCCATCGGCTGCATGTATTCGATGGACCATGCCTGTGTGCTGCTGATGCCCGTATGTGAGGGGAGGTGCCAGCGGTTTGTACCGCGCGAGTCGGCACCCGGCAGTGCTTGCTGTAAAAAATGACCGCAGAAACCTGAGACAAGAAATGACAATGAACACGACACCCATAATTTTTCATGTTCCGGGGCTGCAACCGCAACTTGCCTGTTCCGGTTTGCCGCAGTGTGTGCAGTTTGTTTCACCGGGGCTGCCCGGGGCAGCGGGGGAGAGGTTTTTTGTATCGCCGGAGCTGGTTTTTTCTCCTGCAGAAGCACGGGCGTATCTGAATGATATGTTGTCGCTCGGTGAAGGGTACCGGAACACCAGAGATTTGGTGACGCTGGCCCTGCAGCCGGATGAGAACCCTTATTCCGGCGACCGGGCGTTGCGCAGTGAGATGGCGGAACTGGAACGGTTTGCGGAAACCGGGGTGCTGGAAGGCTTTGACGATGAGGATATTTTTTCCTCTGAGTCTGCCGGGGGCATTGGTTCCGGCTCGCAGGGAGCTTCGGGCGGGACAGCCGGTTCTGCCAATTCTGCCGGTTCGGGCGGTTCTGCCGGACAGGGAAAGAAGAGGATAGCGGCACCGGCCCCGCGTGACTCTGCGGCGGCAGCGCAGAAGGCATTGATTCTGGCGTGGAGTCTGGAAGCACGGGTGCACGAACTGCGGCAGTTGAAGGATAGGTTTGCCGGGGCTGCTGCATCGTTGCGGACGTCCATAGGCGCTGAGGATGCGGACGAGGAATTTTCTGAACTTTCAGAAGCGGTGGGGCTGGGCACGCCGGTGTCCAAGGGCGCGGACAACGCGGAGGATGTGGCACCCATGGCGTGGCGCACCGTGTTTGACGCCATGCTGCGGTTTGCGCCTGTGCAGGCTGTATTCATCACAGGCGATGCCCGCATAGTGGGTGCCGTGGCGGATGTAGCGGATATTGTTCCGCCGGATGCGGATATTGCTGCCCAGTTGGGAGTGTGCCCCGCTACCGCGAAAGCACTTTCTATGGCGCGCATTCCCGCGTGGCTGCTGCTGGGGCACAGCCGTGTTCCTGAATCCCGCCCGTGGCTGGACCGTGAGGTGCGGTTGCTGTTCTGTTCCCGTGTGCAGGGCGTTGCCGAACTGGTTCCGGGTGAATGACGGAATTTTTTCCTGTTGAATGTCATTTATCAGGTGAATGTCATTTACAGGTGAACGTTGTTTCACAGTGAACGTTGTTTCACAGAAGAGAGTTGTTTCACAGGTGAATGTTGTTTCACAGGCGAGAATTTTT containing:
- a CDS encoding Hpt domain-containing protein encodes the protein MDPMVPVLNTEAALHRMCGNTELLRLLLDTFLEDAPGKVQRIQTYAEAGDAFHASTEAHGLKGAAATVGAERIAQLAQSLEKLLREYMPPAETPRNHHQKERTDAQVLPDATRPPLFAGHEGQTFLAMLNTISEELERIRTFPLPF
- a CDS encoding cob(I)yrinic acid a,c-diamide adenosyltransferase, with translation MILVYTGNGKGKTSASVGQTIRALGQGFVVAFGQFMKRADQAGEQKILSSLLKERFHAEGKGFLTRPDQFAEHREASLQLLLWATHQLEDVDMLVLDEALYALKTGLLHEEELRSLVDQARTQEAHLVLSGRDCPQWLTDAADTVTEMTEIKHHYAQGIPAQRGIEF
- a CDS encoding twin-arginine translocase TatA/TatE family subunit; this encodes MFGLGMQEILLILLVVLIVFGANKLPEIGGGLGRAIKNFKKATTEPDEIDVTPSSKKKKDDDEA
- a CDS encoding tyrosine-type recombinase/integrase — encoded protein: MSKSKRERTDYPGVYGTPHPTRKHGIRADLYIEITYRLDGKKKWEGLGWTSQNMTPLKASKILHDLKEAHRTGKGLRTVAEQREVAAAEAKEREVAKQQAERDATTFQEFWTDCYLPLQGEKSARSRATEASLWKLWIAPQLAEISLLKLVPFHLEKVKQEMIRAGKSPKTIKYAMGVVSQVWGLALRDGYVSAPFPGLQVKLPQKDNQRQRFLTPAEAMLLLKVLAERSPTSHDMAVISLFSGMRFGEIASLEWQDIDFPDGRILIRDTKTSQNRYVFLTSEITKVLRNRHSGQRSGLIFTSRTGGKVDRISKAYSRTADDLFNEGVADSRQRVCFHTLRHTYASWLVQKGVDLYSVKELMGHADFKMTTRYSHLAPEGLRRKAKVLEGSLEEKAEVWTGVLKGSC
- a CDS encoding rhodanese-like domain-containing protein yields the protein MQRIVVVSSGLAGAKAAARIKRFAPEVEVNLVIPGGEERATGGSGPFARITAARQVSETMMEARQVGVIKARNVQIDFAQKVVTVQASRGLIQIRFNQVVLEVDASPRLPRALHSAENVVPWPFEDGGMLDAWIAETAPEKAVIVGGATSLGLLAPLLEAGLNVTWVRTSDAGFDAYMWEAMDRMAGAGNGRLTVEDWSAVRLESLMPVLSESGALQAVQDGRGGVVEGDVFFWTEPQRALHPIIAEQGVELDASGLIAVDEHFHCGPDGLYIIGSGVALPRLPLQVPGQASGQPLGQAVPAIASGDEAVLASARVVANHLAGFVSENGSWGGCAGTLRFSGAGVLACKVGLTHKEAVEAGFEPEFGLLKSSPGLASEQGDPVVVKLLCDKHSHAILGAQIVAKEGCQWADSIANGVVTALAASMMVERLATLDFAGGGGELLVRAAAVLSNKLLYRVYGVSAAELLASKEAGANFFMLDLRDNIAWKNGHIPDSYNIPFTQLKKRLQDEVPRFTPIVLISRTSDAAYSVACHLRGLGASDLYVLDGGMEMWPFAVAKG
- the purM gene encoding phosphoribosylformylglycinamidine cyclo-ligase, whose protein sequence is MPEDRARAYTEAGVDINAGNALVNRIKSIVANTHTNGVLSDIGGFGGLFKPDLSGMEDPVLVASTDGVGTKLKLAFLFDKHDTVGIDLVAMSVNDILVQGAKPLFFLDYFATGKLDVDKAEQVVAGVAEGCRRARSALLGGETAEMPSMYADGEYDLAGFCVGIADNSRIVDGSGIRVHDVVIGLASTGAHSNGFTLIRKILEQSGLSGNDIFPGTERTVADVLLEPTAIYVETVRNLQRDFEIKGMVHVTGGGFYDNLPRVLPSTVQANIKFGSWDIAPVFQWLKEQDNLSWPEMLQIFNTGIGYVLIVSPDIQEDVMARLEALNQPAWVIGSIDRRAGEDVEQVQVAFPDECSC
- the amrS gene encoding AmmeMemoRadiSam system radical SAM enzyme, producing the protein MMYPAAMWKPLKDATVQCCLCAHACVIRPGKKGQCGVRSNHDGALFTETYHAAAALNLDPVEKKPLHHFLPGSATLSLGTMGCNMRCDFCQNYSLSAPPRTGKPITGQSIPPAMLVAEALRCGAKSISYTYSEPTVFFELMQDTARLAADNGLLNIMVSNGFQSTDCLNALNGLIHACNIDLKAFSDVFYKERCGARLLPVLENLRHIRRMGWWLEVTTLLIPDANDTDAEIRAMATFIHDELGSDVPWHISRFHPAHKMLSTPPTTAVQLEQAWQIGKDTGLHYVYIGNLHGHPSEHTSCPSCGNIVVRRTGYKTTVSGIPACSKCGVLIPGIWNSPPGSGKA